A genomic region of Trichothermofontia sichuanensis B231 contains the following coding sequences:
- a CDS encoding peptide ligase PGM1-related protein — translation MIPPNTIATHQAEAFRRLQAQLRQQALVPEMNPWHSVTLPDDSDFDSDFDIFVVPSLSLDQRELLKIEGVLHYEERLLFSLIRLRNPRTRVVYITSQPLPPIVIDYYLQLLPGIPFSHARDRLLLLSTYDSSPQPLSKKILERPRLVERIRQALRPERAYMTCFNASYYERELSVRLGIPLLGCDPDLLQWGTKDGSRRIFAECGVAFPDGSDLVHHETDLATVAAELWERHPDLQRMVIKLNEGFSGEGNAILDLRPLQAVAPGHATHLERTQVLTQALPNLRFQAAGETWESYRSRIPELGAIAETFIEGEIKRSPSAQGYVTPSGQVEVLSTHDQILGGPDGQIYLGCSFPAHKIYRLQLQDACWRIGRCLAEKGALERYGVDFVTVQGTDGQWQIYAIEINLRKGGTTHPFMTLKYLTGGRYDSATGLFYSQQGDPKYYVATDNLQKPRYRGLLPTDLMDIIAHHRLHFDSSSKTGTVFHLMGCLSEYGKVGLISIGNSRQQAEDIYNQVIRVLDDETRSTSSHLSQGIPPMLWSGRT, via the coding sequence ATGATCCCCCCCAATACAATCGCCACTCATCAGGCAGAAGCCTTTCGGCGACTACAAGCTCAGTTGCGTCAGCAGGCGCTTGTGCCGGAAATGAATCCCTGGCACAGTGTAACATTACCGGATGATAGTGATTTTGATAGTGATTTTGATATTTTTGTGGTTCCTTCCCTAAGCCTAGATCAGCGAGAATTGCTGAAAATTGAGGGAGTATTGCACTACGAAGAACGTCTATTATTTTCCCTAATCCGGTTACGCAATCCCCGCACCCGAGTCGTGTATATTACCTCACAGCCTTTGCCGCCGATCGTGATTGATTATTACCTCCAGTTATTGCCGGGGATTCCCTTCTCCCATGCCCGCGATCGTCTACTGTTGCTATCTACCTATGACAGTTCGCCCCAACCTCTTTCCAAGAAAATTCTAGAACGGCCTCGGCTAGTAGAACGAATTCGTCAGGCTTTACGTCCCGAGCGGGCTTATATGACCTGCTTTAATGCTTCATACTATGAGCGGGAACTATCGGTTCGGTTGGGAATTCCTTTACTAGGATGTGATCCGGATTTATTGCAATGGGGGACAAAGGATGGCAGTCGGCGTATTTTTGCTGAATGTGGAGTGGCTTTTCCCGATGGCAGTGATTTGGTTCACCACGAAACCGATCTGGCCACGGTGGCAGCGGAACTGTGGGAACGTCACCCGGATCTGCAACGGATGGTGATTAAGCTCAATGAAGGCTTTTCGGGCGAAGGGAATGCTATCTTAGACCTGCGTCCGCTGCAAGCAGTCGCACCGGGACACGCTACCCACCTAGAGCGTACCCAAGTCCTCACCCAAGCCTTGCCAAACCTACGATTCCAGGCCGCCGGCGAAACTTGGGAATCCTACCGCAGTCGCATTCCAGAACTGGGTGCGATCGCGGAGACCTTTATTGAAGGGGAAATTAAGCGGTCGCCCAGTGCCCAAGGGTATGTCACGCCCAGCGGGCAGGTGGAGGTGCTGTCTACCCATGACCAGATCTTGGGTGGTCCTGATGGCCAGATTTATCTGGGGTGTTCCTTCCCCGCCCACAAAATCTATCGTCTACAATTGCAGGATGCCTGTTGGCGGATTGGCCGTTGTCTCGCTGAAAAAGGGGCCTTAGAACGCTATGGTGTGGATTTTGTCACCGTGCAAGGCACGGATGGGCAATGGCAGATTTACGCAATTGAAATTAATCTGCGCAAAGGGGGAACGACCCATCCCTTTATGACCCTAAAATATCTGACAGGAGGACGCTATGACAGTGCAACTGGACTATTCTATAGTCAGCAGGGTGATCCTAAATATTATGTAGCCACAGATAACTTACAAAAACCGCGTTATCGTGGCTTATTACCAACCGATTTAATGGATATTATTGCCCATCATCGTCTGCATTTTGACAGTAGCAGTAAAACTGGCACGGTCTTTCACCTGATGGGCTGTCTTTCCGAATATGGCAAGGTGGGACTGATTAGCATTGGCAACTCTCGCCAGCAGGCTGAGGATATCTATAACCAAGTTATCCGTGTTCTAGATGATGAAACCCGCTCGACGAGTAGTCATCTCTCCCAGGGAATCCCCCCCATGCTCTGGAGTGGACGCACTTAA
- the wecB gene encoding non-hydrolyzing UDP-N-acetylglucosamine 2-epimerase, whose product MPIRVCITLGTRPEAIKLAPVIQAFQQSPYCQTQVVLTGQHREMVDQVMALFNLEADRDLAIMQAQQSLTDITCRSLQGLERLFQESQPQVVIVQGDTTTAFAAALAAFYQKIPVGHVEAGLRTDDLFNPYPEEANRRLISQLAQFHFAPTPMAVANLQRSGVVGQIHQTGNTVIDALLTVAARQPACPVPGLDWSRYRVLLATVHRRENWGAPLQTIAQGFLKILDTFPDTALLLPLHRNPTVREPLQALLGNHPRVFLTEPLDYAELVGAIQRCYLLLTDSGGLQEEAPSLGKPVLVLRETTERPEAIAAGTAKLVGTAADTIAATAGELLSNPATYEAMAIATNPFGDGQAAVRIRQIIETAFQT is encoded by the coding sequence TTGCCTATTCGCGTTTGCATTACCCTGGGTACCCGTCCCGAAGCGATTAAGCTGGCGCCTGTGATCCAGGCGTTTCAGCAATCTCCCTATTGCCAGACCCAGGTCGTCCTGACGGGCCAGCATCGGGAAATGGTCGATCAGGTGATGGCCCTGTTTAACCTGGAGGCCGATCGCGACCTAGCTATTATGCAAGCACAACAAAGTTTGACGGATATTACCTGCCGTAGCCTCCAGGGTTTGGAACGCCTCTTTCAGGAAAGCCAACCCCAAGTGGTTATTGTGCAGGGGGACACTACGACGGCCTTTGCGGCTGCCCTGGCGGCGTTCTATCAGAAAATTCCGGTCGGCCATGTGGAGGCGGGGTTGCGCACGGATGATTTGTTCAATCCCTACCCGGAGGAGGCGAATCGGCGGCTGATTTCCCAATTGGCCCAGTTCCACTTTGCACCCACCCCGATGGCGGTGGCAAACCTCCAGCGATCGGGCGTGGTGGGGCAAATCCACCAAACGGGGAATACGGTGATTGATGCTCTGCTGACGGTGGCGGCCCGTCAACCGGCCTGTCCAGTTCCAGGGCTGGATTGGTCCCGGTATCGCGTCCTGCTGGCCACGGTGCATCGACGGGAAAATTGGGGAGCACCCCTCCAGACAATCGCCCAGGGGTTCTTAAAAATTCTGGATACTTTTCCCGATACGGCCCTGCTGCTGCCTCTGCACCGTAACCCCACGGTCCGAGAACCTTTGCAGGCGTTATTAGGCAATCATCCACGGGTATTTCTGACGGAGCCGCTGGACTATGCCGAACTGGTGGGGGCGATCCAGCGCTGTTATTTGCTCCTGACCGACTCGGGTGGCCTTCAGGAGGAGGCCCCTAGCCTGGGGAAACCGGTGCTGGTTCTGCGGGAAACCACGGAGCGTCCCGAAGCGATCGCGGCAGGGACAGCCAAATTGGTGGGAACGGCGGCGGACACGATCGCGGCAACCGCGGGGGAACTCCTCAGCAATCCGGCAACCTACGAAGCAATGGCGATCGCGACGAACCCGTTTGGCGATGGCCAAGCCGCTGTCCGCATCCGCCAGATTATCGAAACCGCATTTCAAACCTGA
- a CDS encoding type IV pilus twitching motility protein PilT, producing the protein MTESRRPPIPPPPPPRRPPAPPPRSPLTTGGAQPTETIPMPPPAGMPTEAIAMPAPRPAAPAAAPAMESPPTQISAPPTPASAAPSAPPRPTAPPPPPRPVAPPPPPGRRGAIGTPPPPPGILRPQVASGSPTLAHLVREAFDKGYSDIHLGVGEVPRFRNRGEIEATNYPVTDDATFFGWLQEILTDEEIQRFRERLDFDGASQYDFARVRINIFDSLRGPSMVLRLIPLKILTIDQLGLPPVFRDICHYHKGLILVTGPTGSGKSTTMAAMVDYINNEMAKNIISIEDPIEFVHTSRKSLIKQREVGIHTLKFENALKASLREDPDIILVGEMRDIETVSTALKAAQTGHLVMGTLHTNSAVKTIERILQLYEPDQQEPMRVSIAESLVAVIAQGLCRTTDGKRAAFHDIMINTDAIKDYIRRGEMEEIEQIIPRCTFDGMCTMNQSLYKLYEAGRITEETALEMSPKPNEMAQILRGRV; encoded by the coding sequence ATGACCGAATCCAGACGCCCCCCGATTCCGCCCCCGCCCCCGCCGCGTCGTCCCCCGGCTCCGCCCCCACGATCGCCTTTGACCACTGGGGGTGCCCAGCCCACGGAAACCATCCCCATGCCGCCACCCGCGGGAATGCCCACGGAGGCGATCGCGATGCCGGCTCCTCGGCCAGCAGCACCCGCCGCAGCACCCGCAATGGAGTCGCCCCCGACCCAGATTAGTGCCCCGCCTACCCCCGCTAGTGCCGCCCCCAGCGCCCCACCGCGTCCGACTGCCCCGCCCCCACCGCCGCGTCCAGTCGCGCCGCCCCCCCCACCCGGTCGCCGGGGTGCGATTGGGACACCACCCCCGCCGCCTGGTATCCTGCGGCCTCAGGTAGCCAGTGGGTCACCTACCCTGGCACACCTGGTACGGGAAGCATTTGACAAGGGATATTCCGACATTCACCTGGGGGTCGGTGAGGTACCGCGCTTCCGCAATCGGGGGGAAATTGAAGCAACCAATTATCCGGTGACGGATGATGCCACCTTCTTTGGGTGGCTTCAGGAAATTTTGACCGATGAGGAGATTCAACGTTTCCGCGAACGGCTCGACTTTGACGGGGCTTCTCAGTACGACTTTGCCCGGGTGCGGATTAATATCTTCGATTCCCTGCGGGGGCCTTCGATGGTGTTACGGTTGATTCCACTCAAAATCCTGACGATCGATCAACTGGGCCTGCCCCCCGTGTTCCGGGATATCTGTCACTACCACAAGGGTTTGATCCTGGTCACAGGGCCAACGGGTTCCGGGAAATCCACCACGATGGCCGCAATGGTGGACTACATCAATAATGAGATGGCTAAGAACATCATCAGTATTGAGGACCCGATCGAATTCGTCCACACCAGCCGCAAATCCCTGATCAAACAACGGGAAGTGGGAATTCACACCCTCAAATTTGAAAATGCCCTGAAAGCTTCCCTGCGGGAAGACCCAGATATCATCCTGGTGGGGGAAATGCGGGATATTGAAACCGTCAGTACAGCCCTCAAAGCGGCCCAAACTGGTCACTTGGTGATGGGAACGCTGCACACCAACAGTGCGGTGAAGACGATCGAACGGATTCTGCAACTGTATGAGCCGGATCAGCAGGAGCCGATGCGGGTGTCGATCGCCGAATCACTGGTCGCAGTGATTGCTCAGGGCCTCTGTCGGACGACGGACGGTAAACGGGCTGCCTTCCATGACATCATGATTAACACTGACGCAATTAAGGACTACATTCGTCGGGGTGAGATGGAGGAAATCGAGCAGATCATCCCCCGCTGTACCTTTGACGGCATGTGTACGATGAACCAGTCGCTTTATAAACTCTATGAAGCGGGCCGAATCACGGAGGAAACGGCACTGGAAATGTCGCCGAAACCGAATGAAATGGCCCAAATCCTGCGCGGTCGGGTCTAA
- the mltA gene encoding murein transglycosylase A, with the protein MHGWPLPSVDTKRTIAIILMGLSIYLGNSRLGAVAPPLRPVPVDAIAADPCCAEPLLGQDDAIWPQQGQSSDAPREMLGERATLLRAIDHSLQYLASDRAVNDYQKIDRTAFGNPSPAALRSRVRRSLQRFRQLVLTQPNARALQRAVAQEFIFYQAIGQDGQGTVGFTGYFEPTYRASRVPTVEYRYPLFRRPPTLEQWSRPHPTRLQLEGADGLQFAQGPLRGLELVWLRDRLEAFLVQVQGSARLQLTDGRTLTVGYAGRTDYPYVGIGRELVDAGKFTLEELTLPRLVQYFREHPDELDLYLPRNQRFVFFKETHGAPATGSIGVPVLPGRSIATDKTLFPPGALALIHTPLPTLNRAGQLEQRLVSRYVLDQDTGGAIKGPGRVDVFMGTGQAAGDRAGLVNATGQLYYLLLRE; encoded by the coding sequence ATGCACGGTTGGCCGTTACCTTCAGTGGATACCAAGCGGACGATCGCCATCATCCTGATGGGTTTGAGTATCTATCTGGGAAACAGTCGCCTAGGGGCCGTAGCGCCGCCGTTACGGCCAGTTCCGGTGGACGCGATTGCCGCCGATCCGTGTTGCGCTGAGCCGCTTTTAGGACAGGATGATGCGATTTGGCCACAACAGGGGCAATCGAGCGATGCGCCGAGGGAGATGCTAGGCGAACGGGCAACCCTCCTGCGGGCGATCGACCATAGCCTGCAATACCTCGCCAGTGATCGGGCCGTGAATGATTACCAGAAGATCGATCGCACCGCCTTTGGCAACCCTTCCCCTGCTGCCCTGCGATCGCGGGTGCGACGTAGCCTGCAACGGTTTCGGCAGCTTGTGTTGACCCAGCCCAATGCAAGGGCGTTACAACGGGCCGTCGCCCAGGAATTTATCTTTTATCAGGCGATCGGCCAGGATGGTCAGGGAACGGTGGGCTTTACAGGCTATTTTGAACCCACCTATCGTGCCAGCCGGGTGCCCACGGTGGAGTACCGTTATCCGCTGTTCCGCCGTCCGCCCACCCTAGAGCAATGGTCCCGCCCCCATCCTACCCGGCTGCAATTGGAAGGGGCCGATGGCTTGCAGTTTGCCCAGGGACCCCTACGGGGATTGGAACTGGTGTGGTTGCGCGATCGCCTGGAAGCCTTCCTGGTGCAAGTGCAGGGGTCAGCCCGCCTCCAGTTGACCGATGGTCGCACGTTGACGGTGGGGTATGCCGGACGGACCGACTATCCCTACGTAGGCATTGGCCGGGAACTAGTGGATGCGGGCAAATTTACCCTGGAGGAATTGACCCTGCCGCGCCTGGTCCAATACTTCCGGGAGCACCCCGATGAGTTAGATCTTTACCTGCCCCGGAATCAGCGGTTTGTTTTCTTCAAGGAAACCCACGGTGCCCCCGCCACGGGAAGTATTGGGGTGCCGGTGCTGCCGGGCCGCTCGATCGCGACGGATAAAACGCTGTTTCCGCCCGGTGCCCTCGCTCTGATCCATACCCCCTTACCCACCCTAAACCGTGCTGGCCAGTTAGAACAACGGTTAGTGAGTCGCTACGTTCTGGATCAGGATACCGGCGGCGCCATTAAGGGACCAGGACGGGTGGATGTGTTTATGGGAACCGGCCAAGCGGCGGGCGATCGGGCGGGCCTCGTGAACGCCACAGGACAACTTTATTATTTGTTGCTCCGGGAATAG
- a CDS encoding cation:proton antiporter, with the protein MEVSFNMTLLMVLTVIAGISAQVLAEYLRVPGIVFLLLFGIVLGPSGLGVLHPTLLGNGLEVIVALSVALILFEGGLNLELRELGRVSTSLRNLVTIGTLITLVSGGMAAHWLSEFPWPIAFLFASLVVVTGPTVINPLLRQVKVDRSVATLLEGEGVLIDPVGAILAVVVLDIILNGDTEVWSIVSGLLLRLGIGAGIGAAGGWLLGEFLKRSRFLSEGLASLVVLAWSWGLFGLAQSIQAESGLMATVVAGIVLRASEVPEERLIRRFKGQLTILCVSVLFILLSADLSIASLFALGWGGPLTVLTLMFLVRPLNVWLCTWTSHLTWRQKLFLSWVAPRGIVSASVASLFAILLTEKGINGGDSIKALVFLTIILTVFCQGLTAGVLAKILGITSTQATGAVIVGSNPVSRLIARLFQERGEFVVLIDSNAEACREAAEKNLRSFVSSALDAEALEKAGLPQVGTFLVLTSNGEVNAVVAEKAVEEFQPPRTLALFPPDVDTSTHASKSKVQQAFLPGLSLKVWNDYMSEGSVKLGETVLREQGFLFQQAHLKALIRSQELLPLLLEREDQLQVIAASDEWRAGDRIIYLLHAPKPVLLKRLSGDSKQDLLSQQADVPLVLEKLPAVEEVPVSFPFQDLTIPSPPPPSTVPVSAASAPASGNGQVTTPPSVTPAMNPDRQLPKHPSQTP; encoded by the coding sequence ATGGAAGTTTCCTTCAACATGACCCTGCTCATGGTCTTAACTGTGATTGCGGGGATTAGCGCCCAAGTCCTGGCCGAGTACCTGCGGGTTCCCGGCATCGTTTTTTTGTTGTTATTTGGCATTGTGCTGGGACCCAGTGGTCTGGGGGTTCTGCATCCCACACTTTTGGGCAATGGCCTAGAGGTGATCGTGGCCCTGTCCGTCGCCCTGATCCTGTTTGAAGGGGGTCTCAACCTGGAACTGCGGGAGTTGGGCCGGGTGTCTACCAGTTTGCGCAATCTGGTGACGATCGGGACCCTGATTACCCTGGTCAGTGGGGGCATGGCGGCCCATTGGTTGAGCGAATTCCCCTGGCCGATCGCCTTCCTGTTTGCCTCATTAGTCGTCGTCACAGGCCCCACGGTCATCAATCCCCTCTTGCGGCAGGTAAAGGTGGATCGTTCCGTGGCCACGCTCCTGGAGGGGGAAGGGGTCCTGATCGATCCCGTGGGGGCAATCCTGGCGGTGGTGGTGCTGGATATTATTCTCAATGGCGATACGGAGGTGTGGTCGATCGTCAGCGGCTTGTTGCTCCGCCTGGGGATTGGGGCGGGCATTGGGGCGGCGGGAGGCTGGCTGTTGGGGGAGTTCCTCAAGCGATCGCGGTTTTTAAGCGAGGGGCTGGCGAGTTTAGTCGTTCTGGCCTGGTCGTGGGGTCTCTTTGGACTGGCCCAAAGTATTCAGGCAGAGTCAGGACTGATGGCTACTGTAGTGGCCGGGATTGTCCTGCGGGCCTCGGAAGTGCCAGAGGAACGGCTGATCCGGCGGTTTAAGGGGCAATTGACGATTCTTTGCGTATCCGTCCTTTTTATCCTGTTATCGGCGGATTTGTCGATCGCCAGTCTGTTTGCCCTGGGATGGGGGGGACCCTTGACGGTGTTAACCCTGATGTTCCTGGTGCGGCCCCTCAACGTCTGGCTTTGCACCTGGACCAGTCACCTCACCTGGCGACAAAAATTGTTCCTCAGTTGGGTGGCTCCGCGTGGGATTGTCTCGGCTTCTGTGGCGTCCCTGTTTGCGATTTTACTAACCGAGAAAGGCATCAATGGTGGCGACTCGATCAAAGCACTCGTGTTTCTCACGATTATCCTGACGGTTTTCTGTCAGGGCCTAACGGCAGGGGTGCTGGCGAAAATTTTGGGGATTACCTCCACCCAGGCCACGGGGGCCGTGATCGTTGGCTCCAATCCGGTTAGCCGTCTGATTGCCCGTCTGTTCCAGGAACGGGGGGAATTTGTGGTGCTAATTGATAGCAATGCCGAAGCCTGTCGCGAGGCCGCCGAGAAAAATCTCCGCTCCTTTGTCAGCAGTGCCCTGGATGCGGAAGCCCTGGAGAAAGCCGGCCTCCCGCAGGTGGGAACTTTCCTGGTGCTCACCAGCAATGGGGAAGTCAACGCCGTGGTCGCGGAAAAAGCGGTTGAAGAGTTCCAACCCCCCCGCACCCTCGCCCTCTTCCCCCCCGATGTGGATACCAGTACCCATGCTAGTAAATCCAAGGTGCAGCAAGCCTTTTTACCTGGCCTATCCCTGAAAGTCTGGAATGACTATATGAGTGAGGGCAGCGTCAAGTTGGGGGAAACGGTGTTGCGGGAACAGGGGTTTTTGTTTCAGCAGGCCCACCTCAAGGCATTGATCCGCTCCCAGGAACTCTTGCCCTTATTGCTGGAACGGGAGGACCAACTCCAGGTGATCGCGGCCTCCGATGAATGGCGGGCAGGCGATCGTATCATCTACCTGCTCCATGCTCCCAAACCGGTGCTGTTAAAGCGTCTATCTGGCGACAGCAAACAGGACTTGCTCAGCCAGCAGGCCGATGTTCCCTTGGTGCTGGAAAAACTGCCCGCTGTGGAAGAAGTGCCAGTGAGTTTCCCGTTCCAAGATCTGACGATTCCCAGCCCACCCCCTCCCTCCACTGTGCCCGTTAGCGCTGCGTCTGCGCCGGCGAGTGGTAACGGACAGGTGACAACGCCCCCATCTGTGACACCGGCGATGAACCCCGATCGCCAACTCCCCAAACACCCTAGTCAGACACCCTAG
- a CDS encoding ABC-F family ATP-binding cassette domain-containing protein — MLRLEHISKTYPTGEVLKDINWEVKPGDRIGLVGVNGAGKSTQLKIITGEIEPTTGNVIRPANLHIGYLSQEFDVDPSRTVREELWQVFTAANQAQRQLTQLQHQMEQATPEALEDLIHQLDRAQRHFEAVDGYGLEARIEKILREMGFEAEDGDRLVSAFSGGWQMRISLGKILLQEPDILLLDEPINHLDLETIEWLETYLKNLTTPMVIVAHDREFLDRLCTQIVETERGISTTYLGNYTAYLQQKAAQKEAQLSAFERQQKELEKQQVFIDRFRASATRSTQAKSREKQLEKVERIEAPISDLKTLHFRFPPAPRSGRVVVKIDDLVHTYDDKVLFLGANLLVERGDRIAFLGPNGSGKSTLLRLIMGMETPTEGKVQLGEHNVIPSYFEQNQAEALDLEKTVLDTIHDEVPDWKNEEVRTLLGRFLFSEDTVFKPVKALSGGEKARLALAKMLLRPANLLLLDEPTNHLDISAKEVLEEALQHYDGTVILVSHDRYFISQVATKIVEIREGEFQVYLGDYHYYLEKVAEEKEKARLAAIAAEKAAKAAAKRAKQKEKEKAKKAARKG; from the coding sequence ATGCTGCGCTTGGAACATATTAGTAAAACCTACCCCACGGGTGAAGTTTTGAAGGATATCAATTGGGAAGTCAAACCGGGCGATCGCATCGGCTTAGTGGGGGTGAATGGAGCGGGGAAATCGACCCAACTGAAGATTATTACCGGGGAGATTGAACCAACCACAGGTAACGTTATCCGACCGGCGAACTTGCATATTGGCTATTTATCCCAGGAGTTTGATGTTGATCCGAGTCGGACGGTGCGGGAGGAGTTGTGGCAGGTCTTTACGGCAGCCAATCAGGCCCAACGCCAGTTGACCCAACTTCAGCACCAGATGGAGCAGGCAACTCCGGAGGCGCTGGAGGACCTCATTCACCAGTTAGATCGGGCGCAACGTCACTTTGAAGCCGTAGATGGATATGGTCTCGAAGCGCGGATTGAGAAGATTCTGCGGGAAATGGGGTTTGAGGCAGAAGATGGCGATCGCTTGGTGAGTGCCTTCAGTGGCGGCTGGCAGATGCGCATCAGTTTGGGCAAAATTCTCCTGCAGGAGCCAGATATTCTCCTATTGGACGAACCGATTAACCATCTGGATCTGGAAACGATCGAATGGTTGGAAACCTATCTCAAGAACTTAACGACGCCGATGGTCATTGTGGCCCACGATCGCGAGTTTCTGGATCGGCTCTGTACGCAGATCGTTGAGACCGAGCGCGGGATTTCGACCACCTACCTGGGAAATTACACGGCCTATTTGCAACAAAAGGCGGCCCAAAAGGAAGCCCAACTCAGTGCCTTTGAGCGACAGCAGAAAGAATTGGAGAAGCAACAGGTATTTATCGATCGCTTCCGAGCCAGTGCCACGCGCAGTACCCAGGCCAAGAGCCGAGAGAAACAACTGGAAAAGGTGGAGCGCATTGAGGCCCCAATTTCCGATCTCAAAACCCTTCATTTCCGCTTTCCCCCCGCCCCCCGCAGCGGACGGGTGGTTGTGAAAATTGATGATCTTGTCCATACCTATGATGACAAGGTCCTATTCCTGGGGGCCAATTTACTGGTGGAACGGGGCGATCGTATTGCGTTTCTGGGTCCTAATGGATCGGGCAAATCTACCCTTTTACGTTTGATTATGGGGATGGAGACCCCCACGGAGGGGAAAGTGCAACTAGGCGAACATAATGTCATTCCCAGTTATTTTGAACAAAACCAGGCTGAAGCTCTGGATCTAGAGAAAACTGTCCTCGATACGATCCACGACGAAGTTCCCGATTGGAAAAATGAGGAAGTCAGAACCCTGCTTGGCCGCTTTCTCTTTAGTGAAGATACCGTTTTCAAACCAGTTAAAGCGCTTAGTGGCGGTGAGAAAGCACGATTGGCGTTGGCAAAAATGCTACTCCGACCAGCCAACCTGCTTCTCTTAGATGAACCAACCAATCACCTTGATATTTCTGCCAAAGAGGTTTTGGAGGAAGCACTCCAGCACTACGATGGCACCGTCATTCTGGTGTCGCACGATCGCTATTTCATTTCCCAGGTAGCAACTAAAATTGTGGAAATTCGCGAGGGTGAATTCCAGGTCTATTTGGGCGACTATCACTACTACCTGGAGAAAGTGGCTGAAGAGAAGGAAAAAGCCCGACTAGCTGCGATCGCCGCCGAGAAGGCGGCAAAGGCAGCAGCGAAACGGGCAAAGCAGAAGGAAAAGGAAAAAGCCAAAAAGGCAGCTCGTAAAGGCTAG
- a CDS encoding zf-TFIIB domain-containing protein codes for MQCPKDRKTPLVPNTLADHLPVHACPDCKGTWIRSADYEAWQATQPKLEVLPQVLSPTLDVDFVQSPFDTKAALCPECHHYLARAKVALSTPFYVERCPNCAGIWCDRGEWEVLEKLGLHTTIERLFSSEWQARVREKAQADQERQATIDKLGPELAAKVFELAEILKQHPNGDFGVAYLMRRFEQ; via the coding sequence GTGCAGTGTCCTAAAGATCGCAAAACGCCGCTGGTCCCCAACACCCTGGCTGACCATCTACCAGTCCACGCCTGCCCGGACTGTAAAGGGACCTGGATTCGCTCGGCTGATTATGAAGCTTGGCAAGCGACCCAGCCTAAGCTTGAGGTGCTGCCCCAGGTTTTGTCCCCTACCCTGGATGTCGATTTTGTACAATCGCCCTTTGATACGAAGGCTGCCCTTTGTCCGGAATGTCATCACTATCTCGCCCGTGCCAAGGTGGCTTTGTCTACGCCGTTTTATGTGGAGCGGTGCCCCAATTGTGCCGGGATTTGGTGCGATCGCGGTGAATGGGAAGTGCTGGAAAAACTGGGACTGCATACGACGATCGAGCGGTTGTTTTCGAGTGAATGGCAGGCCCGGGTGCGGGAAAAAGCCCAAGCCGATCAGGAACGGCAGGCCACCATCGATAAGCTTGGTCCAGAGCTAGCAGCCAAAGTTTTTGAACTGGCGGAGATCCTCAAGCAGCA